From the genome of Thermococcus stetteri, one region includes:
- a CDS encoding deoxyhypusine synthase → MTEPKDIVLKESEEVEGIPIEGPWLDDVSSLEEVLDYYERIGFQATHLGKAIEIWKKVEKRRAEGKEVRVFLGYTSNIISSGLRELVAWLVKEGKVDVIVTTAGGIEEDFIKALKPFILGDWHVNDALMREKGINRIGNIFVPNDRYIEFEKYMIPFFEFVLEMEKERGKPLTASEFIYEMGRYMDEKLGKEKERSVIYWAYKRNIPIFCPAITDGSIGDMLYFFKEERGDRELIIDIANDIVKLNNLAVTAKETASIILGGSLPKHAIINANLFRGGTDYAIYITTAVPWDGSLSGALPSEGVSWGKIRAKADYVEIWADATLVFPLLVWKVMKGR, encoded by the coding sequence ATGACCGAGCCAAAAGACATCGTGCTTAAGGAGAGCGAAGAGGTAGAGGGAATCCCGATAGAGGGGCCATGGCTGGATGACGTTTCCAGCCTCGAGGAAGTTCTCGACTACTATGAGAGGATAGGCTTTCAGGCTACTCACCTTGGAAAGGCCATCGAAATCTGGAAGAAGGTCGAGAAGAGGCGCGCTGAAGGGAAAGAGGTTAGGGTCTTCCTCGGCTACACCTCAAACATCATCTCTTCTGGCCTTCGCGAGCTGGTAGCGTGGCTCGTGAAGGAAGGCAAGGTGGACGTCATTGTCACGACCGCCGGGGGAATCGAAGAGGACTTCATAAAGGCCCTCAAGCCCTTCATTCTTGGAGATTGGCACGTGAACGATGCCCTGATGCGCGAGAAGGGGATAAACAGAATAGGCAACATCTTCGTGCCCAACGACAGGTATATTGAATTCGAGAAGTACATGATACCATTCTTCGAGTTCGTTCTGGAGATGGAGAAGGAGCGCGGGAAGCCTCTTACTGCCAGCGAGTTCATCTATGAGATGGGCCGCTACATGGACGAAAAGCTCGGGAAGGAGAAGGAGCGCTCGGTTATTTACTGGGCCTACAAGAGGAACATCCCGATTTTCTGTCCGGCCATTACCGACGGCTCCATCGGCGACATGCTCTACTTCTTCAAAGAGGAGAGGGGCGATAGGGAGCTCATCATAGACATTGCAAACGATATTGTCAAGCTCAACAACCTCGCCGTTACCGCCAAGGAGACCGCCTCGATAATCCTTGGAGGTTCTCTTCCGAAGCACGCCATAATAAACGCCAACCTCTTCAGGGGCGGAACGGACTACGCGATCTACATCACCACCGCCGTTCCCTGGGACGGTTCGCTGAGCGGCGCGCTGCCGAGCGAGGGAGTCAGCTGGGGCAAGATACGGGCGAAGGCGGACTACGTCGAAATCTGGGCAGATGCGACGCTTGTGTTCCCGCTCCTGGTGTGGAAGGTGATGAAGGGGCGCTGA
- a CDS encoding SDR family oxidoreductase, producing the protein MRVIVTASSRGIGFNVARELLKRSARVVISSRSQEHLKRAREELMKFGEVHAVRADLRDQKELENLVKTSWELLGGIDALVWNAGNVRCEPCLLHEVTYDDWLEASKLHTVAPGYLTTLLVQTWLEKKMKGTLIYLNSVSVKEPMPPLVLADVTRAGLIQLAKSVSRTYGKYGVRAYSVLLGSFDTPGARENLRKLAEERGESFEETWKKEVLSRTPLHRTGRWEELGSLVAFLLSEEAEYMLGSTVVIDGAMTRAVDI; encoded by the coding sequence ATGAGGGTTATCGTGACAGCCTCATCGCGAGGCATCGGCTTCAACGTCGCCCGAGAGCTTTTGAAGAGGAGCGCTAGGGTTGTCATCAGCTCTAGGAGTCAGGAACACCTCAAAAGGGCAAGGGAAGAGCTGATGAAATTTGGAGAGGTTCACGCCGTAAGGGCTGATCTCCGCGACCAGAAAGAGCTGGAGAACCTTGTAAAGACCTCCTGGGAGCTTCTAGGTGGAATTGATGCCCTCGTCTGGAACGCCGGGAACGTCCGCTGTGAGCCCTGCCTTCTCCACGAAGTAACTTACGATGACTGGCTTGAAGCTTCCAAGCTCCACACGGTCGCGCCCGGCTACCTTACGACGCTCCTAGTCCAGACATGGCTGGAAAAGAAGATGAAAGGAACGCTGATCTACCTAAACTCGGTGTCGGTTAAGGAGCCGATGCCCCCGCTCGTCCTGGCGGATGTGACAAGGGCAGGTCTGATCCAGCTGGCGAAAAGCGTTTCAAGGACTTACGGGAAATACGGCGTCAGGGCCTACTCGGTATTGCTGGGAAGCTTTGATACCCCTGGCGCAAGGGAGAACCTGAGAAAGCTGGCTGAGGAAAGAGGAGAGTCCTTCGAGGAGACTTGGAAGAAGGAAGTTCTCTCAAGGACTCCGCTCCACAGGACGGGCAGGTGGGAAGAACTCGGCTCGCTGGTGGCTTTTCTGCTGAGCGAGGAAGCTGAGTACATGCTCGGCTCGACTGTCGTTATAGATGGAGCGATGACGAGGGCAGTGGATATCTGA
- a CDS encoding ArsR/SmtB family transcription factor yields the protein MDDLKAQLEELKKRLEVLEESIDPVDELMLSIKARLKKRLEGGALPELDEEKAAKTLKALANPDRIRILKMLAEKPMGFKEIKEALGVESPTVSHHLKLLVRTGMVRKGERYEILPNGRLFLRLLEIITALGEVEE from the coding sequence ATGGACGATTTGAAGGCCCAGCTGGAGGAGCTGAAAAAGAGGCTGGAGGTGCTGGAAGAGAGCATCGACCCAGTTGACGAGCTCATGCTTTCAATAAAGGCCCGCCTCAAAAAGAGGCTTGAGGGAGGGGCCTTACCTGAGCTCGATGAGGAGAAGGCCGCGAAGACCCTCAAGGCCCTCGCCAACCCCGACAGGATAAGGATACTGAAGATGCTGGCAGAGAAGCCGATGGGCTTCAAGGAGATAAAGGAAGCCCTTGGAGTGGAGAGTCCAACCGTTTCCCACCATCTCAAGCTCCTCGTGAGGACTGGGATGGTGAGGAAGGGGGAGCGGTACGAGATATTGCCCAATGGGCGTTTGTTTTTGCGCCTGCTTGAGATAATAACCGCCCTTGGGGAGGTGGAGGAGTAA
- a CDS encoding Kae1-associated kinase Bud32, translating to MKLIAQGAEAKIYEADFDEVFGVPLLRERVIVKHRIPKRYRIKEIDIKLRKERTVREARILHRAKEFGVNCPYVYEVDLRDMKLVMEFIEGERLKELLERVPMAERLELCREVGRQIGRLHKAGIVHGDLTTSNMILREGKVYLIDFGLADFDSTLEARGVDLHLLRRAMESTHYTWFERGFEAVLEGYAEVLGEEARKEVEEKMREIESRGRYRERSWIT from the coding sequence ATGAAGCTCATAGCCCAGGGGGCCGAGGCGAAGATATACGAGGCGGACTTTGATGAGGTCTTCGGCGTTCCTCTGCTCAGGGAGAGAGTAATCGTAAAGCACAGGATTCCGAAGAGGTACAGGATCAAGGAGATAGACATCAAGTTGAGGAAGGAGAGGACCGTTAGAGAGGCGAGAATCCTTCACAGGGCGAAGGAGTTCGGCGTCAACTGTCCCTACGTTTACGAGGTCGATCTGAGGGATATGAAGCTCGTGATGGAGTTCATTGAGGGAGAGAGGCTCAAGGAGCTCCTTGAGAGGGTTCCGATGGCGGAGAGGCTTGAGCTGTGCCGCGAGGTCGGCAGGCAGATAGGAAGGCTCCACAAGGCTGGAATAGTTCACGGGGATTTAACGACTTCGAACATGATACTTAGAGAGGGGAAAGTTTACCTGATAGACTTCGGCTTGGCCGACTTCGACTCGACGCTTGAAGCGAGGGGAGTTGATCTGCATCTCCTCAGGAGAGCGATGGAGAGCACTCACTACACCTGGTTCGAGAGGGGCTTCGAGGCGGTTCTGGAAGGCTATGCAGAGGTTCTCGGCGAAGAAGCGAGGAAAGAAGTCGAGGAGAAGATGAGGGAGATAGAGAGCAGAGGCAGGTACAGGGAGAGGAGCTGGATCACCTGA
- a CDS encoding zinc metalloprotease HtpX gives MGLMMWLRTGVLMAILTGLLMGIGYLFGGPNVAFLMFLFSMFFNFITYWYSDRIVLSWYNARIVDEYEAPELYAIVRDLAQRAGLPTPRVAIIPSETPNAFATGRDPKHAVVAVTQGLLRILNRDELEGVIGHELTHIKNRDILIGTVAAAMAGAIMQLAYWARWIAIFGGFRRDRDDSGDIIGAILVAVLAPIAAMLIQAAISRSREFLADEGGARISGKPHALASALMKIEQAVNYRPMKDGNPATAHMFIVNPFRGMSIASLFSTHPPTEARIERLRKIAEEMGIYF, from the coding sequence ATGGGACTTATGATGTGGCTGAGAACTGGAGTGCTCATGGCGATACTCACTGGCCTGCTCATGGGGATAGGCTACCTCTTCGGCGGGCCGAACGTGGCCTTCCTAATGTTCCTGTTCTCAATGTTCTTCAACTTCATAACCTACTGGTACAGCGACAGGATAGTGCTGAGCTGGTACAACGCTAGGATAGTTGATGAATACGAAGCTCCGGAGCTCTACGCGATAGTGAGAGACCTCGCCCAGAGGGCCGGCCTTCCAACTCCAAGAGTGGCAATAATCCCGAGCGAGACTCCCAACGCCTTCGCGACCGGAAGGGACCCGAAGCACGCCGTAGTGGCCGTAACCCAAGGGCTCCTCAGGATACTCAACAGGGACGAGCTTGAGGGGGTCATAGGCCACGAGCTGACCCACATAAAGAACAGGGACATACTCATAGGGACGGTCGCCGCGGCAATGGCCGGTGCAATAATGCAGCTCGCCTACTGGGCCAGGTGGATAGCTATATTCGGCGGCTTCAGGAGGGACAGGGACGATAGCGGAGACATCATAGGTGCAATACTAGTGGCGGTCTTGGCTCCAATAGCGGCGATGCTCATCCAGGCGGCGATAAGCAGATCAAGGGAGTTCCTTGCTGACGAAGGCGGAGCAAGGATAAGCGGCAAGCCGCACGCATTAGCGAGCGCGCTGATGAAAATAGAACAGGCCGTCAATTATCGCCCGATGAAGGATGGCAATCCTGCAACGGCCCACATGTTCATAGTCAATCCCTTCAGGGGAATGAGCATAGCGAGCCTTTTCTCAACCCACCCGCCGACCGAGGCGAGAATAGAGAGGCTCAGGAAGATAGCTGAGGAGATGGGGATTTACTTCTGA
- the thsB gene encoding thermosome subunit beta, producing the protein MAQLSGQPVVILPEGTQRYVGRDAQRLNILAARIIAETVRTTLGPKGMDKMLVDSLGDIVVTNDGATILDKIDLQHPAAKMMVEVAKTQDKEAGDGTTTAVVIAGELLRKAEELLDQNIHPSIIIKGYALAAEKAQEILEEIAIKVDPDDEETLLKIAATSITGKNAESHKTLLAKLAVEAVKQVAEKKDGKYLVDLDNIKFEKKVGEGVEESELVRGVVIDKEVVHPRMPKRIENAKIALINEALEVKKTETDAKINITSPDQLMSFLEQEEKMLKDMVDHIAQTGANVVFVQKGIDDLAQHYLAKYGIMAVRRVKKSDMEKLAKATGAKIVTNVKDLTPEDLGYAEVVEERKLAGENMIFVEGCKNPKAVTILIRGGTEHVIDEVERALEDAVKVVKDVMEDGAILPAGGAPEIELAIKLDEYAKQVGGKEALAVEAFAEALKIIPKTLAENAGLDTVEMLVKVISEHKNRGLGIGIDVFEGKPADMLEKGIIEPLRVKKQAIKSASEAAIMILRIDDVIAAKATKSEGGGMPGGMGGMGGMDMGM; encoded by the coding sequence ATGGCACAGCTTAGCGGACAGCCCGTTGTTATTCTGCCTGAGGGAACCCAGAGGTACGTTGGAAGGGACGCCCAGAGGCTCAACATTCTCGCGGCCAGGATCATAGCCGAGACCGTTAGAACCACCCTCGGTCCAAAGGGAATGGACAAGATGCTCGTCGACAGCCTCGGAGACATAGTCGTTACGAACGACGGCGCTACGATCCTTGACAAGATCGACCTCCAGCACCCTGCCGCCAAGATGATGGTTGAGGTTGCCAAGACTCAGGATAAGGAAGCTGGTGATGGTACTACCACTGCCGTTGTCATCGCTGGAGAACTCCTCAGGAAGGCTGAAGAGCTTCTCGACCAGAACATTCACCCGAGCATAATCATCAAGGGTTACGCTCTCGCCGCTGAAAAAGCCCAGGAGATACTCGAAGAGATAGCCATAAAGGTTGACCCGGACGACGAGGAGACCCTTCTCAAGATAGCCGCCACCTCAATCACCGGAAAGAACGCCGAGAGCCACAAGACGCTCCTCGCAAAGCTCGCGGTCGAGGCCGTCAAGCAGGTGGCCGAGAAGAAGGATGGAAAATACCTCGTTGACCTCGACAACATCAAGTTCGAGAAGAAGGTCGGTGAGGGCGTCGAGGAGAGCGAGCTGGTCAGGGGCGTCGTCATCGACAAGGAGGTCGTCCACCCGAGGATGCCCAAGAGGATCGAGAACGCTAAGATAGCCCTCATCAACGAGGCTCTGGAAGTTAAGAAGACCGAGACAGATGCGAAGATCAACATAACCAGCCCGGACCAACTCATGAGCTTCCTCGAGCAGGAGGAGAAGATGCTCAAGGACATGGTTGACCACATTGCCCAGACCGGTGCGAACGTTGTCTTCGTTCAGAAGGGCATTGACGACCTCGCCCAGCACTACCTCGCCAAGTACGGCATAATGGCTGTCAGGCGCGTCAAGAAGAGCGATATGGAGAAGCTCGCCAAGGCCACAGGAGCAAAGATCGTCACCAACGTTAAGGACCTCACTCCAGAGGACCTTGGCTACGCTGAGGTCGTCGAGGAGAGGAAGCTCGCCGGCGAGAACATGATCTTCGTTGAGGGCTGCAAGAACCCGAAGGCTGTGACGATCCTCATCAGGGGCGGCACCGAGCACGTCATTGACGAGGTCGAGAGGGCCCTCGAGGATGCTGTCAAGGTCGTCAAGGATGTCATGGAGGACGGCGCCATCCTTCCGGCCGGCGGTGCTCCGGAGATCGAGCTCGCCATCAAGCTTGACGAGTACGCCAAGCAGGTCGGAGGAAAAGAGGCCCTTGCTGTGGAGGCCTTCGCTGAGGCCCTCAAGATAATCCCGAAGACCCTCGCAGAGAACGCCGGCCTCGACACCGTCGAGATGCTCGTCAAGGTCATCAGCGAGCACAAGAACAGGGGCCTTGGGATAGGCATCGACGTCTTCGAGGGCAAGCCGGCTGACATGCTCGAGAAGGGCATCATAGAGCCGCTCCGCGTCAAGAAGCAGGCCATCAAGAGCGCCAGCGAGGCTGCCATAATGATACTCAGAATCGACGACGTCATTGCCGCCAAGGCCACCAAGAGCGAGGGCGGCGGAATGCCCGGCGGAATGGGTGGCATGGGCGGAATGGACATGGGCATGTGA
- a CDS encoding nucleotidyltransferase domain-containing protein, whose translation MISIEELRRDFREFKDLCMGILLYGSHVKGEATGRSDVDVCLVRPKPGTYEKVLERLGGKYDVKVFEELPLYVQIDVIQNHQVIYGDELELSEYFYRFRKLWSDMEHRIRENRFESVREKARLRRRAREKAKVLGKA comes from the coding sequence ATGATCAGCATAGAGGAGCTTCGCAGGGACTTCAGGGAGTTCAAAGACCTCTGCATGGGAATTCTTCTCTACGGCTCCCACGTCAAGGGAGAAGCAACTGGGCGGAGCGATGTGGACGTTTGCCTTGTGAGACCGAAGCCAGGGACTTACGAGAAGGTTCTGGAAAGGCTCGGCGGCAAGTACGACGTCAAGGTTTTCGAGGAGCTGCCACTGTACGTGCAGATCGATGTAATCCAGAACCACCAGGTAATCTATGGAGACGAGCTCGAACTTTCGGAGTACTTTTACAGGTTCAGGAAGCTTTGGAGTGACATGGAACACCGAATACGGGAGAACAGGTTTGAAAGCGTGAGGGAAAAGGCCAGACTGAGGAGGCGTGCCCGTGAGAAGGCAAAGGTACTTGGAAAAGCTTGA
- a CDS encoding FAD-dependent oxidoreductase — translation MKFYICREKGEPRPFRIAIIGAGPAGLSAAGYLACRGYEVHVYEKMPEGGGMVAFGIPEVRIPIRAVREGITDLERLGVNFHFRTKVVYDSPRELGDEWAEHFVSLERLLGEFDALLIATGAWRPRKLKVPGANLLGVYDALSLLHHIKMARIGYYSWDRIPDLKGKHIVVIGAGYTAVDVAIEARLLGAEKVTIVYRRGLEHSYAKTEIKKLITEGVEFIEFATPVRIIGDERALGVEFAKTTIEEGNVVTTDEHFTLDADIVAYAIGQLPTSPIREVVCANEEILKEAGIFFAGDVVAPRNIGTAMREGKAKAKEIEEWLLKKAPRKVFPVPVAARLISEVTNEKC, via the coding sequence ATGAAGTTCTACATCTGCAGGGAAAAAGGAGAGCCAAGGCCGTTCAGGATAGCTATCATCGGTGCTGGGCCAGCTGGACTGTCGGCGGCAGGCTACCTTGCGTGCAGGGGCTACGAAGTCCACGTTTACGAGAAGATGCCCGAAGGAGGAGGGATGGTAGCCTTCGGGATTCCAGAGGTTAGAATACCTATAAGAGCCGTTAGAGAGGGGATAACAGACCTTGAAAGGCTCGGTGTGAACTTCCACTTCAGGACGAAGGTCGTTTATGATTCTCCCAGGGAGCTGGGCGACGAGTGGGCAGAACATTTCGTCTCGCTTGAGAGACTTTTAGGAGAGTTCGATGCGCTCTTAATAGCTACTGGAGCGTGGAGGCCAAGGAAGCTGAAGGTGCCGGGTGCCAACCTTCTCGGTGTTTACGACGCCCTCAGCCTGCTCCACCACATAAAGATGGCGAGGATAGGCTACTACTCCTGGGACAGGATACCCGACCTCAAAGGCAAGCACATTGTGGTCATAGGTGCCGGCTACACGGCGGTTGACGTTGCCATCGAGGCCAGACTCCTTGGAGCGGAGAAGGTAACGATAGTCTACAGGAGGGGATTAGAGCACAGCTACGCTAAGACTGAGATCAAGAAGCTCATCACCGAGGGCGTTGAGTTCATAGAGTTCGCCACTCCCGTGAGGATAATCGGGGATGAAAGAGCCCTGGGAGTTGAGTTCGCAAAGACGACTATAGAGGAGGGAAACGTCGTCACAACCGACGAGCACTTCACCCTCGATGCCGACATCGTCGCTTATGCAATAGGCCAGCTCCCGACGAGCCCGATAAGGGAAGTGGTCTGCGCCAACGAGGAAATCCTAAAGGAGGCCGGTATATTCTTCGCGGGCGACGTTGTGGCTCCGAGGAACATTGGAACGGCAATGAGGGAAGGAAAGGCCAAGGCGAAGGAGATAGAGGAGTGGTTACTCAAGAAGGCTCCGAGGAAGGTCTTTCCCGTCCCGGTAGCGGCGAGGCTCATCAGCGAGGTGACGAACGAAAAGTGCTGA
- the hepT gene encoding type VII toxin-antitoxin system HepT family RNase toxin, with protein sequence MRRQRYLEKLEKFEEEYEFIKSHEMQDEVTQRALFYSLQVCVDVAMDIVAMLTKDLGITVEDDYTNIERLIGKGVLSQQEGELLKKYNGLRNAIVHKYDRLNLNIVIDGLKRIDELYEVVLKLIETYEKLEGE encoded by the coding sequence GTGAGAAGGCAAAGGTACTTGGAAAAGCTTGAGAAATTCGAGGAGGAATACGAGTTTATAAAGTCCCATGAAATGCAAGATGAGGTTACACAGCGGGCATTGTTCTACTCCCTGCAGGTTTGTGTTGATGTCGCCATGGACATCGTGGCGATGCTGACCAAAGACCTCGGAATTACGGTAGAGGACGATTATACCAATATTGAGAGGCTCATTGGAAAGGGCGTTCTTTCCCAGCAGGAGGGTGAACTGCTGAAGAAGTACAATGGCCTGAGAAACGCCATCGTCCACAAGTACGACCGGCTTAATTTAAACATTGTCATTGACGGCCTGAAAAGAATTGACGAGCTGTACGAAGTAGTTCTTAAGCTCATCGAGACCTACGAGAAGCTCGAAGGAGAGTAA